GCTCTGTGACCCACCCAAGCCAGCCTTAAGATTCCCACAGTATTTATACCAGTATTTTAAATTCTTGTTAGTTGCTATCAGTCACTTCATTTTCCAATTGTTTCAGCTTAAACCTCTCCAGTGGTATTAAGAATAAGGCTCCTCATCCTCTCCACCCTGATGACTTTGCCCTGTTTCACGGCTGTGTCAAGAGCTTTAAATCATCCTCtaataattcatatttattaaCAATTCATCACCATATTCTTCCATATTCATTTAGTCTCTTCCAACATTTATATCAGTGACTTCATTTCCCTGTCTTACTGCATTAGCTAGACTCCAAAACTGTGTCCTGGCAGCCACCCCCAGGGCCTGGCCCTGTTAGCCCACAGACACCCCTGGTTCCAGGAGCCAAGAGGAAAGCCTGTTCCTAGATCTGCTTCCCTAGTTGGGTCCCAGTGTGGAGAGGAGCCAGTGGGTGTGGCCATGTGTATCTAAGGTAGGGTGGGGGAACCTAACAGAAGATGAGAGTATGACAGAGGGAGACTTGGACGGGGATGGATGGGACTGAGGTGTGGCAGGGAGAAGGGCAGTAGACTAAAGGAAAGATTATGCAgtggggagacagagaaggggaagaagctggaggagaagacagGGAAATCGGGTTGGGGAAGAGTAGTAGAAAgtaggggagaagggaggaggcctCAGATGAAGAGGTGAGTGAGATGTGAAAGAAGCTGGGAAGAGGACCCTATGGGGACACAGACACTGAGCAAGGACAGTGTATATGTAAAAGGAGAGgcatgaagggaaaaaaacaccAGGAGACACTCCTCACCGTCCACTCTCTCTAGCCCTTTCTTCTAAGACACTCTATCCTGTCTCTTCCCCCTTACCAGAATATCATCCGCAAAGTGAGCGGCCAGAAGTTTGTCTACAAGTTTGTGTCCTACCCTGAGGTCGCAGGGTGCTCCACTGAGGACTGCCCGCCTCAGCCTGAGGTGTCTGTCACCTCCACTCTGGCAAATGCAGGCGCCACAGCTGTACACGCCATCCCCGGGGACACTGCCTCTGGGAAGCCAGGCACACTCAAGGGTGCAGGAATGGCAGGCCCAGGTGGCTTGGCGCGCAGCAGCCGAAATGATTACATGCGCTCAGGCCTCTATTCCACCTTCACCATCCAGTCCCTGCAGCCACAACCGCCCTCTCACCCTCGACCTTCCACAGTGCTCCCCAACACCGGCCCTGCAGGAGTAGCAGTGCCTCCCTCGGGGAGCAGGAGCACCAGTCCAAACCCCTTGGAGGCCTGCCTGGAAGCTGAGGAGGCTGGCCTGCCTCTGCAGGTAAGGACTGGAATATGGAATTTCAGCAAGAGGAGGGATGTACAGTTCCCAAATGAAGAGAGGGACTGGGAAGAGGAGGGACATAATGTCCTGTTAAAGATGATATAATGGAAGGAGAGACACAGAAGTCCCCTTGGAGAAAGAGATGGGGAGGAAAACTATTCAAAccctgggaaggaagaaggaaattgaGTGCACTACAATTAGCAGTACACCCAATATGTAGTAGGTGCCCTTGAATGTATTTGCTTAATGCACTGGCTCTCACACTTTTAGCACTCATCAGAAAGCACTTAGAGGGCTTTTAAAGACAGACGTGCTGAGGGACACCCCGAGAGTTTTTCTTTATGTGAGTCTGAGGATGGGCCCAAGAGTctacatttttaacaaatttCCAGATGAGGTGTATGCTGCTGGTCCATAAAGCAaatttttgagaaccactgcttttatACATGGGGGCAGTATTTCCTGGAGTCCCACCCCTGAAGGCAACCCAGATAAGAGGACCAGAAGCcccattttcttggcaaagtacCACATCTTGTTAAAGGACCTGCCCCTATTCTCAGGTCCCACTTTCCATGGGAAATAACTGGCTTCACTACCCCAGGAATCCTTAGGCATCCCTTCTGCACTCGTTCCTCTCCCAGGTCATCCTGACCCCACCCGAGGCCCCAAACCTTAAATCCGAAGAGCCAAACATGGAGCCTGGGTTGGGCCGGCCACTGCCCCCAGAAGTCAAAGTGGAAGAGCCCAAGGAAGAGTTAGAAGCTGCAGCCAGTGGGGAGGCGGGGTTTGTGCTGGAAGCCGTCAAGGCCGAGCCCTTTGAGCCCAAAGTCGACCCAGAAGTCCCTCCAGCAGAGGGCGTGCCAGCCCGGCTGTCCGCTGTCGTAATGGAAACTGCGGCGCAGGTGGGCGGCCTCACGGCTTCCACAACACCCAGCGCGGAGATTGCCCAGCCTCAGAAGGGCCGGAAGCCCCGGGACCTGGAGCTTCCACTCAGCCCGAGCCTGCTGGGTGGACCAGGACCCGAACGGACTCCGGGATCGGGAACTGGTTCAGGTCTACAGGCGCCAGGTCCAGCGCTGACGCCTTCCCTGCTACCTACGCACACATTGGTGAGCACTTTTGAAGGGGCGGGGCTGGCACCTGGAACAAATGGGATTGGGGCGGGGTGGCGCGGGGTAGGGGAGGGAGACTTACCGCGAAGGCCAATGCGATTACCTCGGAAAGAGTGAGAGGGTGGAGCCTTCGAGTGGGATTGGCTGCGTGGAGGGACAGGCGTGATTGCTACTGGATGGAGGAGTCTGCAATGCCAAGGATCAGGTGTCCAAAGAAGGGCGGTTCTGGGGAGTTTTGTGGGCAGGGACCAAGAGGCTTTCTGCAGGAACTGTTTCTGGGTTGAGGCATGGCTTGAGGAACCTGAGTGGGGTTTTTGGGGTCTGAGATTTTCTCAGCGGGTTTCCTGTGAGGTTATGCAGGTctgcggagaaggcactggcaccccactccagcactcttgcctgaaaaatcccatggacggaggagcctggaaggctgcagtccatggggttgctgagggtcggacacgactgaatgacttcactttcacttttcactttcatgcattggagaaggaaatggcaacccactccagtgttcttgcctggagaatcccagggacgggggagcctggtaggctgccgtctatggggtcgcacagagtcggacacgactgaagtgacttagcagtagcagcatgcagGTCAGGGATAAGAGTTGGAAGTTGATCCTGAGCTACTGGGATTGTGAGGTTTGAAAACAGCGGGTGGGCTCTTGGAGGTGGTCTTGCCTGGGGTGGGCCCTCTGGAGTTAGAGTTGTCTGTGTGAAGTCAGAGCTGTCACAGACATGGCCTCAGTAGTTATGGTCTAGGCCTGTGCACTTTTGAGGAGTGATCTTGGAAGTATGAgtgggaaatcaggtggggccaGAACCAAGTTCCTTTGGTTTTCCCACAGCTGCCCTCTTGCTCACTTGTGCTCTGACCACCCCTTCCCCACAGACCCCGGTGCTGCTGACGCCCAGCTCGCTGCCCCCCAGCATTCACTTCTGGAGCACCCTGAGTCCCATTGCACCCCGTAGCCCGGCCAAGCTCTCCTTCCAGGTAGGATCAGCTCCCTGATCTCAGAAAGTGTGAGTGACCCTAGCACGGTCCCCATCCATGACCTCTCCCTATTTCTGTCCTCAGTTTCCGTCCAGTGGCAGCGCGCAGGTGCACATCCCTTCCATCAGCGTGGATGGCCTCTCAACCCCCGTGGTGCTCTCCCCAGGGCCCCAGAAGCCAtgactatcaccaccaccaccacaaccaccaccacccctttcTGGGGTTACTCCTTCCATGCCCTGAACTTCTCTCCAGCCAGCTGTCTCAAGGAGAAACATAGTTCAGCTGACAGACTCGTGCTCCAGTTGTGGTTGGGTAGGGATTCTTAGGAAGAAGAATCTCTCAATAACCCTTCCacaaaaaaaaacatacaacTTCTCTCTTCTTGATCAGTCCCCCAGTGGCCGCTCTTATACGTCTCCTACTGCAGTGGTGGGGacggtttatttatttattttttgaaggccACTGGGAGGAGCCTGGCCCAACTCTTTTGGAGGGGGTGGCAAGGGCATCTCCCCCGTGTTCCACATTTTTTCCCCAAGATGAGACAATCGGGGTCTGGCTTGAGACAGgcctttctttatttatttctcagcCTGCCCTTGGGGAGCTGAGGGAGCCCTGTCTTCACTTTGGGGTATGGGTAGAAGAGCTAGCTTGTTGTAGTTTATTATTCCTGGCCTTCCCCAAGGGTCCAGGAAGAATTTGTGCCATTTAATGGTTTGGGAGTCTTGGCCAAGGAAGACTCACACCCTTGGAGATGGGAATTTCCACCTCCCCAGCCTTTCTCTCAGACAGGTTGTCCTTTCTCAACCACCTTTTCGGCCAGGGAGGAATGCCCCTTTTGTTCTTCTCCCCCCTGAGAAGCCATTCCTGTGTCTGCCAAACTCCTGGGGTCCTGCCTGTTACCTCCCAATGGAGGGATTTTTGGGGAGTGGTCCCCGTCTGGGGGGCCCCTCCAGCCAgtactccaggtctccctgtcccccaccccctgccatttTGATAGtataatctatttttaaacaGGGCTTTTCAATAAGGGAGAGGGAGGTATCTCTTCCTATATCTGAgatggggtgggtgggaaggaagGGATTTGGGGGATCTCCCTGCCACCCCCAAGTGTTTATTTTTGATACCAAATGTGTATTTTCAACTCCCTCCCAGTCCCCCAATTTTCCTGCGGGCGGGTACAAAGGACCCTTTATGTGTCCCTGGAGTTGGGAGGGAGGAACAAGGGACATAAAGCCTGCTCAATCTGAATTCCAGGCTGGAGGAGGGTGGGTTCAGAGGACTCCTGGGTTCACCTCCCATCAGCACCGTCCCAGCCTGGGCCTAGGGACCTGGGTCTTGGTGATTTGGGGGACGGTGCTACACCTGTCTCCACTGTTTGTTTTACTTCCTcccaaatggattttttttctaagagtcCCAGAGAATGGGGAATTGTtcctgtaaatatatatttttaaaggtgaTGCTGAAGGCTGGTagcatttttttccctgaagcCGTTGGGAATAACTGTGTGCAAAGGCACAACTTTGTGTGAAAGGCTATAAGGGTGTGAGATTGATCATGGGAGAGAGAGCATGATGGTGTGTGTCAGAAAGAGTAAAGACTACAGATTGGTAACCAGGTgtgtgaaaaagagaaaactctgGCAAGCTGTGATTGCACATGTACATTTGTGAAGTCATGTATTGAGAGAGTAGAAGTTGTAACCACAAACTTGACGTTGTGTCTATGTGAGAAATTGTGGCTGGGTggtaaaaaaacacaaagactGAATGAGTGGTTAAGATACTATGCCAGAAACTGGTGCTTTGTGTGAAACAATGTTTACGAGAAGGAAGTGGGGACTGCTCATCAGTCACTGTTGGACAAGCTGATGGTGAGCAAGAGAGAGTAACCAAAACAACATGTGAGAGCCTGTATAGGCCTGAAAGTGCAGTGGAGATTGTCAGGGACAGTGCATAGGTGAGAAACTTCATTGTAAGTAGGCAGGTGACTCAGTGTTTAGGAGATGGGTTGTGTGTGAAACCGTTCATGCAAGGCTGTTGGATCAACTAAAGTAATGAGAGCGTGTGTGTGAGAGGTTGAATGTATGAGAGAAAATAGCTGTGAGGCCAGATGGGTGCCTGAGATTTAAGATACCAGAATGCGTGATTGTATGTATGAAAACTTTCTGTGAGATTAAACACTAGCAAAGACTGCatgagaaacagaaaaagtgGCTGCAGCTGAGAGAGTGTGAGAGGCTGtaatgtgtgtgtacgtgtgcgtgtgcgtgtgtgtgtgtgtgtgtgtgtgttcctgagCCTAGTGGCATATGGGTGCAGTTACTACTCCAATCTAGCCAACAGGTTCAGGGACCATGGAGGTATAAGAGAAGATGATGGTGAGACAGAGTGAGTGGAAGTGTGCTAGAGACCACTTCACTGTGAGTGAGAAGCGAGGAGTAAAAGAAGGAAGTCAGCGCCACATGAGAGAAAACTGATGACTGAGCAGTGTGTGAGAGTGGAACATTTCATATAGTAAACCAGAGATTACATGCtggtgaaaaacaaaatgaagctgAGCAAATGAGACACTGAGAGACTATGCGGTCAGTTTGTGCAAGAAATCGGGGAGGCTCTACTTGTGTTTGAATGTACAGGATACTCTGGCTGGATGGTGTAAACAACTAAGATGAGCTGTGAGAAACTGTGTGTGAGACTTGCAGAGAGCCTAGTAACAGTTGTGAATTAGTGACTACAGGATGTCAAAGGGTGAATGAGGGCAAGTGACTGTGACACTGAACCTGTGACAGAATGTCTGACAGGCTGAGGGTCTGTGAAAAACTCTAAAAGAGACTTTAAAGACTGTAGAACAAAGACTGGGCATGTTGAAAGCTGGTTGCAAAGAAATGTGAGACTAGGTGACTAAGACAGTGTCTGAGACACTGATTGTGCATGAGTGAAATTCAGCCTAGTCAGGGACTCTAGGTGTGTGAAATGGGCACGAGTATGGagaggtgagagagagagtgatCATGTGTGTTCAAGGAACTTCCAGAGGGACTAGCGGTGGCTATAAATCACCAAACACTTGTGTATATGAGAAAATGATGGCCCGAATGAGCAGTTGAAACATCAAAACACATGACTGTGGGTATGTACAAAGCTGACCGGTGAGAGTCATTGCGGCCTTGGCTGAAGGAGACAGGCTAGATGACGTGACTGTGTGGGAAACTGTTCTTGAAAGAAGACCACAGTCAGGCTGATGTCAGTGACAGCAACCAACTCCCTGAAAGAGTGGCTGAGAGAAGCTGTGTGTTCGAGTATGTATGTGATCTTGTTTGTATGTGGCTATGGTAGAGGCTGTAAATTCTgaagtgtgtatataaatatgtaaaaaagaaaagagatctcAAGAGGGAATGACTGAAACTGAATTAGTGGGTGAGAGCTGGTGGATGGATTGTGCCAGTCTTAGGGGAAAGCTCTCTTCTGGCTGTCTTCTTCCTCCTCGGGCCCCTGGGTTGGCTTCTCCCAGTTCTCCAAAAGGTGAAATGCTGGACTTTCCCAGGGCTTagcctgggcttcccttccctcttttcaCAAGCCAGGCCCTCTCCAGATTGTCTGATCCAGTTCCAGCACTTGAAACACTGCTTCTCCCCGCCATGATGATCACATTTTTACCTCCAATCCAGATTATTCCTCTAAGCACTTTTCAGAATCTTGAAAGCACTGTTTATTGCATTTACTTACTCATTCGGAAGATGttgattgagcacctactgtttgCTGGTGCCCATCCAGGCCCTGCAGATACAGCGGTTAATAAAGCAGACACAAATCTCGCCTTTGTGGAGCTGGCATTGTAGTGGGGACAACAGACAAGAAACAAATGCATCGTGGTGATGTTGCAATGATTACATGAGATAAGACTCTCAGTCTTTGTTTAAATAAGAAATCTGCAGTCATTTTATTGCCTAAATGTGTGGGAGAAGATGAAAGTAGCGACAATCCTCTTCCCAGGGGAACCAATAAGTAGGTACAGAGTTTAGGAATAAATGAAGTATCGATTATAACGTCATTACCAGGGCAACAGATGATTAGATAAAGCAAGCAACCAGAATTACAGGTTTCTTGAGTTTGTTTTCATAGGATAACAGCACTGAAGTCCTGGAAACTTAACAAGACCGCTTTGTTCAAAGACAGGCTTATATTATCAGAAAACAGCACATCTGTAACGGATATGAATTGTCAACACGCCTTATCACCCGTAAAGTAAGACGAATATTCTTGAGAAAGCTCTGTTTTAACACACCTGACCGAATCAAATCATTCAaccttgttttaatttgcagaaTAGTGCTCCTGCATGGATGCAGAGGAAATGAGACATTGCCTTCCTAGCTTTCTTAGACTCctttttgttaattaaaaagatttctgtttttaaagcagGCTCTGGAGTTTCACTCATtaggcttatttaaaaaaaaaaaggctctgtgGAGCTTAGGCTGAATTGGAATTAATTATTAACAGTAAAATAAGGACTACAACAAACAGTTTTCCTACATGAGACCCACAGAGAAAAGGGTCAGGAACTAGAATGATGGTTCTTAAAGTGTGGTCCCCGAACAGCAGCATCCGTGTCAGCTGGGGCTTATTAGAAATTCACCTTCTTGAGCCCCACCTCAAACCTATAGGATCAGAAACGGGTGGGCCCTGGCAGTCTGGATTTAATGAACCTTCCAGATGATTCTCATGCGTACTTAGATTTGAGAGCCTCTGGGCTAGCGAGTGACAGATACTCTTCTGTGAGGGAGGTGACCTTGTCTCCCTCTCTTAGAACAAAAGTCCTTTGAGGGCTAGCATTTGGGGCAGCTTATTGTCTGCTCCATCCAATGCCCAGAACAGCACTTGGCACCcagtagttgctcaataaatgtttaatcaATGTATTTAACAAACAGCAcctgctgtatgccaggcactaggCTAAGGACTTTTAAATACCTTAACTCCAGACCTGCTCAAAATGCCCTATGATGTAGGCTGTGtatgggttggggaggggggcagttATTACCTATCCAAGATAGTTAATGGAATATGGCCAAGCCAACCACCCCCTCCTTGGGACCTGAAGGTACCCCCAGCTGCCCATGAGGCAGTGGATAGCGCCAGTTCAGTCCTGAATTCTCCGTGCACTCTTGCCACTTCCCCTTCTCACTTCCTTTGTGCTGACCTCCCTTCCACATTGCTGACCACGAAGAACTTCACTTTCAGGAAAGAGGAGGGTGGTGGTGAAGGCAGGATGGAGGATGAAGCAATTACCTCGATGCCCGCTCCGCCCAATGAGGCAGGACACGCTGAGCACACCGTGCTCTCTTCACTAATGTTCAGCACCCCCATGGGGTTGGCCCTGTCATTGTGGTAGAGGGCATGCTTtttataggtggggaaacaggctcagagaggttcaagtgacttgctcaaggtcacacagtaaggaAGTTCTATCTTGCTTCCAACTGCCAGGCTGCATTTCCCCCTCAGAACTTGTCCAAGGTGCATTGATTGAGTGCCCATGGGCTGCTGGGCGGGGCCTGGGGTGCTGGGGATATGGTAACAAACACAACAGGACCTCACAAGAGTGAAGCAGGAAGtagggaggggagaagagagaggaggaagctcagggacagaggtggccaggagagtTTGGAGCTGAAGAGACCAGCACAATACCCTGCCCTCCCCCAACTCCTCCCCTCCCACACTGCCCTTCTCCCTCCTAGTTCCTCCTGCCCCTGGTTCCTCTTTTCCACTAACTCTGGGAGCAGGTCAGCCCACATAAAGCCAGGCCTCCTCCCTGGCGGGGCTGCAGGGGTACAGTGCTCAACATGCCCGCCCAAGTGCAggccctactgctgctgctgctgctgccactgctgctgctcacCCCAGCCACAGGTAAGTGGGTGGCGGTCCAGCTGGCCCCCAGGGGTGCCTGGGCCCTTCACAACCCTGACCATGCTCCCCCACCCTGTTACAGGCTCAGACTCTGTACTCTGCTTCGCCCAGTATGAGGAATCTACGGGCAAGTGCAAGGACCTCCTTGGGGGAGGGGTCAGCATGAAAAACTGCTGTCTCAATGCTAACTATGCCTTCCAGAAGCCTGGCAGCAAGCTCTGTATGGCGTGCAGGTCAGGGGGAGCCTGGGGTTTGTGGGAGGCAAAAAGGACTGTATGCGGGGTAACACAGAACTTGGGCTCTTGCCTTCTCTCAGATTCTCCAGCATGGCTCCAAGGCCCTGATCACAGCTGTAGCTCCAGGTCTCTCAGCCTCGGCTCTGTTGACACTTAGGGGCCAGAAAATTATTTGTTGTGGGGGGCTGACCTGTGTAGGGCAGAATGTGTTATCGCATCACTGGCCTTGCACTAGTTATCAGTAGCAATCTGCAGCAACTCAAGTGTCTCCAGACAGGTGAAAGACCCCTCCCTGGTTGAGAACCAAGATGGCTTACACATATTGAGCACTTCTTGTATACCAGAAGCATTGTGGGTGGGTTGCTGCTCGGCTATTTCTGAGGGTAGCTCAAGCCCTCATAAATGGTGATGACAGCTCATAAGGCATGTTCATACTGTATAGACACATTGCAGGAAGGGAAGTGTTTCGGCAATTCTGAGGGCAACTCCAGGctcaaaattaaaatgacactTCACATTCATCGACTACTTCCAGCATCCCAATTCACTGCAGATGTTGGGAGTAGTAGAGGATTTTTGAGAGTAGCTCTAGTTTCTTAATCATAATGCCTGCTGACATATATTGAGCCCTTTCTATATGTCAGACATATTTTCTAACTGCTTACTATATATCCCAGATACACCACCAGATACACTGTGTATATACCAGATACACACAGCTACAGGGATGTGTAGCTTGGGGATTTTTGAAGGCGGCTCTAGGCCCCTAGTTGTCAACAGATCTCATCTGTTTAGCGTTATgccatggtgggggtggggttcctGAGCTCATTGGGATGATGGCTgctatttattaagcacttcctGTTTGCCTGCTACCATGCATAGTTGTGGCCTGGTGGGCTTTTGACAGCAGTTCTGGGCCCCTAGTCCTTATCCTGTTTACTGCATGCCTGGCACTGTCCTTGGGAGACTTCAAAGGGTAACTCCAGATTCCTGATCATGAAGGTAAATGATAAGTGTTCACTGTGTGTTCTCCTCTTCCTGTTCAATCCCCCAACATCACTAAGAGGTAAGTACTCCCATCATTCCATTCTGCATACATTTATCCTGCATTCCCGCCTATGCCTACACACAGTCTGGTCCCATATACTATCCTTGCCAGAATGGGACGTGTGCTTCTCCCTACAGGCTCCCACAGTGGTCACCGTGGTCCGCATGGACCCCCTGCTCAGTGACCTGCACTGAGGGCTCCCAGCTGCGGCACCGGCACTGCATAGGCTGGGATGACCAATGCCTCCCCGAGAAGGTGGAGCCTGGCACCCTCCAGTGGCAGCTACAGGCCTGTGAGGACCAGCCATGCTGTCCTGGTGAGGAGGATCAGCAAGGCGGGCGAGCACTGTCAGTTATCTGGCACTGGGAACAATCAAGGCAAAAGCCCTGAGGTGGGACTGTGCTTGATGTTTGTGAGGTGTCAAGGAGGAGGCCAGTGTGGTTGGAGTAGAGTGATGAGAGGTGAGGTCAGAGGGGGACTGACCCCTGTAGGTCATGGTGAGGATGTCAGCTTCTATTCTGAGTGATGTAGTGATGGCAGAAAAATGTGATCTGATTTGGCTTGTGACAGATCCCTTTTGCTGTTAGGAAGACAAACTGTATGCACTGAGTAGCAAAGCAAAGAGACCAATGTGAAGGCTACTGCAATAGTCCAGATGAGCAATGATGGTAGGCCAAGTATGGCAGAAACTGTGGGGATAGGATAAGCTGATGTGGGGTACATGAGGAAGCCTGGACCCCTGAATAATACTACCACCTCCATCttgttccttcttttctcttccacaGAGATGGGTGGCTGGTCCGATTGGGGACCCTGGACAGCTTGCTCTGTCACCTGCTCTGGAGGGACCCAGATTCGTCGTCGAGCATGTAATCGCCCCACACCCAAGTGTGGGGGCCATTGCACAGGAGAGGCACAAGAGTCAAAGGCCTGTGAAACCAAACAAGTCTGCCCCAGTGAGTGAGGGCAACCACTGGGCAATGATGCGGGCACCCAGGGTGGGTCTGGGGGTTACAGCAGGGAACTTCCATGTTGTGAAAACTTCAATATGCATGACCACACTTGgtatctccccacccccaccccatcacagCACACGGGGCCTGGGCTGCTTGGGGCCCCTGGGGCCCCTGCTCAGGCACCTGCCAAGGTGGACCCAATGCAGCTGTGGAGAGACGAAGCCGCACATGCTCTGCACCTGAGCCCTCCACACAGCCTCCTGGGAATCCCTGCCCAGGGTCAGCCTATGAGCAGCGGGTCTGCACCAGCCTGCCACCTTGCCCAGGTACTGGGGTATGAGACCTCTGCTCTTAACTTACGTGGAGATTGCTCTGACATTTCAAGAGACAGAGATCTGAGACCATGTGACCATGGAGCTTTTCGTTTGGGAGCAGTCTGCCTCATGGGTCTAGGGGCTGAGTCAGGGAGATTGAGGTGGCCTTTCTCCTCACTTCTATCCTCCCAACAGTGGCTGGTGGCTGGGGGCCATGGGGTGCTGTGAGCCCCTGCCCTGTGACCTGCGGCCTGGGTCAGATCCAGGAACAACGGACATGTGATCACCCTGTACCCCAGCATGGGGGCCCCTtctgtgtcggtgatgccacccgGACGCACGTCTGCAACACGGCTGTGCACTGCCCTGGTCAGCACCCCAAGATGCCCGATTTCCATGCCTAAGGCGCCCGGCCATCTCTGCTGCCCAATTCCTGCTGTTAATGACTTGttcctgcctctaatccctccaTTCCTGGTCCCAGTGCCTTGATTCCATGTCTGATCCCCCTTTCCCACATCCAATCCTTCCCACTGTCTTCCTCAGCCCCCATTCCTTCCTCTGAACCTCCTCACTGACTCCCTTCTTTGGTGCAAGACCAGCTGCCCCTGTCTCTGCAGTGAATGGACAGTGGGGGCTCTGGGGAGAGTGGAGCAACTGCATCCGCCCAAACATTAAACACATCAGCTGCCAGGAGATCCCAGGCCAGCAGACACGCTCCAGGATCTGCAAGGGCCGCAAATTTGACGGACAACGATGTGTTGGGAAACAGCAGGATATCCGGCACTGCTACAACATCCAGCGCTGCCCCTGTGAGTGCCCCCAGGGACCATGCTGCGAGGGTGGGGCAGCCCGTGCAGGGACAGGGGCTTTCTGACTCTCTGCTGCAGACCCCATGTCCCTGAAGCCTCTCTCTCACAACCCCCGCACCAAGACCTCTAAATCTGACTCAGGAACCTCTCCCCTCTTTGCAGGGAAAGGCTCCTGGTCAGAGTGGAGTACCTGGGGA
The genomic region above belongs to Ovis canadensis isolate MfBH-ARS-UI-01 breed Bighorn chromosome X, ARS-UI_OviCan_v2, whole genome shotgun sequence and contains:
- the ELK1 gene encoding ETS domain-containing protein Elk-1; protein product: MDPSVTLWQFLLQLLREQGNGHIISWTSRDGGEFKLVDAEEVARLWGLRKNKTNMNYDKLSRALRYYYDKNIIRKVSGQKFVYKFVSYPEVAGCSTEDCPPQPEVSVTSTLANAGATAVHAIPGDTASGKPGTLKGAGMAGPGGLARSSRNDYMRSGLYSTFTIQSLQPQPPSHPRPSTVLPNTGPAGVAVPPSGSRSTSPNPLEACLEAEEAGLPLQVILTPPEAPNLKSEEPNMEPGLGRPLPPEVKVEEPKEELEAAASGEAGFVLEAVKAEPFEPKVDPEVPPAEGVPARLSAVVMETAAQVGGLTASTTPSAEIAQPQKGRKPRDLELPLSPSLLGGPGPERTPGSGTGSGLQAPGPALTPSLLPTHTLTPVLLTPSSLPPSIHFWSTLSPIAPRSPAKLSFQFPSSGSAQVHIPSISVDGLSTPVVLSPGPQKP
- the CFP gene encoding properdin, which produces MPAQVQALLLLLLLPLLLLTPATGSDSVLCFAQYEESTGKCKDLLGGGVSMKNCCLNANYAFQKPGSKLCMACRLPQWSPWSAWTPCSVTCTEGSQLRHRHCIGWDDQCLPEKVEPGTLQWQLQACEDQPCCPEMGGWSDWGPWTACSVTCSGGTQIRRRACNRPTPKCGGHCTGEAQESKACETKQVCPTHGAWAAWGPWGPCSGTCQGGPNAAVERRSRTCSAPEPSTQPPGNPCPGSAYEQRVCTSLPPCPVAGGWGPWGAVSPCPVTCGLGQIQEQRTCDHPVPQHGGPFCVGDATRTHVCNTAVHCPVNGQWGLWGEWSNCIRPNIKHISCQEIPGQQTRSRICKGRKFDGQRCVGKQQDIRHCYNIQRCPWKGSWSEWSTWGLCIPPCGPNPIRTRQRLCQATLPKFSPTITTVEGQGEKNVTFWGKPSVLCDVLQGQKVMVEEKRPCLHVPPCKEP